In Streptomyces sp. NBC_00448, the following are encoded in one genomic region:
- a CDS encoding NTP pyrophosphohydrolase → MTERPLLVVDGANVVGSVPDGWWRDRYAAAERLRDALVPYATAGLPADGPAPPWTVGVPLDVVLVVEGAARGVGSVPGVTVRSAPGSGDDLIAEVAAEARADESGHRGGARPCLVVTADRGLRSRVVAVGADVTGPRTVRRRP, encoded by the coding sequence GTGACCGAACGACCACTGCTCGTCGTCGACGGCGCGAACGTGGTCGGCTCCGTGCCGGACGGTTGGTGGCGCGACCGGTACGCGGCCGCCGAGCGCCTGCGTGACGCTCTCGTGCCCTACGCGACCGCCGGACTCCCCGCGGACGGCCCCGCGCCACCCTGGACGGTCGGCGTCCCCTTGGACGTGGTCCTCGTCGTGGAGGGCGCGGCCCGCGGGGTCGGCTCCGTCCCCGGTGTGACGGTCCGCTCCGCGCCCGGCAGCGGTGACGACCTCATCGCCGAGGTGGCGGCGGAGGCCCGCGCCGACGAAAGCGGCCACCGGGGCGGAGCCCGTCCCTGCCTCGTGGTCACCGCCGACCGCGGCCTCCGCTCCCGCGTGGTCGCCGTGGGCGCCGACGTGACGGGCCCCCGCACGGTAAGGCGGCGCCCCTGA
- a CDS encoding hydrolase → MPAFRVPGTTGSPRRSRTADADRAPRLPRVPLVPRSRVLVGAIAALGAVAALGGLGLSGGSAQAAADPRTGAAPAATATHRVLFDNTKAETAGNADWIISTSQPDPLGENASPSKETDWTGALSSWGVALQKAGGYQLATLPSGKTITYGDSSNPQDLSNFDEFVLDEPNTQLSAAEKTAVMTFVKNGGGLFLISDHNGSDRNNDGYDSPKVINDLLTNNGVDNSDPFGFSVDLLDISTDTPKAISDSSDPVLHGPFGTVTGSIIADGTTFTLKPADNSAVKGLLYRTGYSGNTGAFFVTSTFGSGRVAIWGDSSPVDDGTGQSGNTLYDGWNDTRGTDAALALNATAWLAGDGSGGTTGGTSSGTSSGTSSGTSSGTSSGSTTGSTTGGSGGCTSAQLLANPGFESGNTGWTASSKVITNATAEAAHTGSYKAWLDGYGTATNDTLSQSVSIPSGCSASLSYWLHIDTAETGTTAYDTLTAQVLNSSGTVLSTLATYSNTNAAAGYTQRSFDLSAYAGQTVTVKFTGVEGSKLQTSFVIDDTALNVS, encoded by the coding sequence ATGCCCGCTTTCCGAGTCCCTGGCACCACCGGCTCGCCCCGCAGATCCCGTACCGCCGACGCCGACCGGGCGCCGCGGCTGCCGCGTGTCCCGCTGGTCCCCCGCAGCCGCGTGCTGGTCGGCGCGATCGCCGCGCTGGGCGCGGTGGCCGCGCTCGGCGGTCTGGGGCTGTCCGGCGGCAGCGCGCAGGCCGCGGCCGACCCGCGAACCGGGGCCGCCCCGGCCGCCACCGCGACCCACCGCGTGCTGTTCGACAACACGAAGGCCGAGACGGCCGGCAACGCCGACTGGATCATCAGCACCAGCCAGCCCGACCCGCTGGGCGAGAACGCCTCGCCGAGCAAGGAGACCGACTGGACCGGCGCGCTGTCGTCGTGGGGCGTGGCCCTGCAGAAGGCCGGCGGCTACCAGTTGGCGACGCTGCCGTCTGGCAAGACCATCACCTACGGCGACTCCTCCAACCCGCAGGACCTGAGCAACTTCGACGAGTTCGTGCTCGACGAGCCCAACACCCAGTTGAGCGCCGCCGAGAAGACCGCGGTGATGACGTTCGTCAAGAACGGCGGCGGTCTGTTCCTGATCTCCGACCACAACGGCAGCGACCGCAACAACGACGGCTACGACTCGCCGAAGGTGATCAACGACCTGCTGACCAACAACGGGGTGGACAACTCCGACCCGTTCGGCTTCTCCGTGGACCTGCTCGACATCAGCACCGACACCCCCAAGGCGATCAGCGACAGTTCCGACCCGGTGCTGCACGGCCCGTTCGGCACCGTGACCGGCAGCATCATCGCGGACGGCACCACCTTCACGCTCAAGCCGGCCGACAACTCGGCCGTCAAGGGCCTGCTGTACCGCACGGGTTACTCCGGCAACACCGGCGCGTTCTTCGTCACCAGCACCTTCGGCAGCGGCCGGGTGGCGATCTGGGGTGACAGCTCGCCGGTCGACGACGGCACCGGCCAGTCGGGCAACACCCTGTACGACGGCTGGAACGACACGCGCGGCACCGACGCGGCCCTCGCGCTCAACGCCACCGCGTGGCTGGCCGGCGACGGCAGCGGCGGCACCACCGGAGGCACCAGCTCCGGCACGTCGTCCGGCACCTCCTCCGGTACGTCCTCGGGCACGTCGTCCGGCTCCACCACCGGCTCCACCACGGGCGGTTCGGGCGGCTGCACCTCCGCGCAACTGCTCGCCAACCCGGGCTTCGAGTCGGGCAACACGGGCTGGACGGCGAGCAGCAAGGTGATCACGAACGCCACCGCGGAGGCCGCGCACACCGGCTCGTACAAGGCGTGGCTGGACGGCTACGGCACCGCCACCAACGACACGTTGTCACAGAGCGTGTCCATCCCGTCCGGCTGCTCCGCCTCCTTGAGCTACTGGCTGCACATCGACACCGCGGAGACCGGCACGACGGCGTACGACACGCTGACCGCGCAGGTGCTCAACTCCTCGGGCACGGTGCTGTCCACGCTGGCGACGTACTCCAACACGAACGCGGCGGCCGGCTACACGCAGCGCAGTTTCGACCTGAGCGCGTACGCGGGTCAGACGGTGACGGTGAAGTTCACCGGCGTGGAGGGGTCGAAGCTCCAGACCTCGTTCGTCATCGACGACACGGCGCTGAACGTGAGTTGA
- a CDS encoding SpoIIE family protein phosphatase encodes MTARKRLARGRYDPRVGPSVSGRPVSPAIGPEERLAMNGMGSFDWDLDQGVFDLDEAGLRVFDLRPEEFNRSPDALVLRVTHEEGDRIDRELRRAMQSGRRSYGGYFQITRRDGVKQWTHTQGTILRDEHGYAHRVVGIVRDATDDLTQAPPAAAPAPADGEVPPRHSFSSIVGRITEALSHAVTIDDVTAVLTGVGGVERFRADGLTLSLVEGSNMRFVATAGELMRGVPSFEPVRLIESLPLADTVLTQQPQFFADNDELEARFPLVRPFVEKIGMDACAFLPLIAQSHSIGGLALFYRGRTRFSREDRELCAALAGILAQSLQRAILFDQEREFATGLQATMLPRHVPRFDGAEIAVRYHAASSGREVGGDWYDVVALPQSRVGLVVGDVQGHDTHAAAVMGQLRIALRAYAAEGHPPSTVLARASRFLAELDTERFATCGYAQLDLTTGTLWTARAGHLGPLIRHTDGRTGWPNVRGGLPLGLATSFDLQEFPETRLDLVPGETLVFCTDGLVEERDADITIGMEALAEAVHHGPQRAEELADHLADNLWQRWGSNDDVALLILRRSPDPGTTRAPRIHQYVHQADPEGLADARLALRQALTAWELDDLSDDIELAAGELLVNVLLHTEGGAVLTLEVLPEPVRRVRLSVQDRSSVWPRRRTPGEAATSGRGLLMIDALADNWGVEPRGDGKAVWCEFGPEDGEDGEGDERAEEEGGGGGGGVADTDPTA; translated from the coding sequence ATGACAGCTCGCAAGCGCCTGGCCCGCGGCCGCTACGACCCCCGCGTGGGCCCCTCCGTCTCCGGCCGTCCCGTCTCCCCGGCGATCGGCCCGGAGGAGCGGCTCGCCATGAACGGCATGGGCAGCTTCGACTGGGATCTCGACCAGGGCGTCTTCGACCTCGACGAGGCGGGGCTGCGCGTGTTCGACCTGCGGCCCGAGGAGTTCAACCGCAGCCCAGACGCGTTGGTGCTGCGCGTCACCCACGAGGAGGGCGACCGGATCGACCGCGAGCTGCGCCGCGCCATGCAGTCCGGCCGGCGCAGCTACGGCGGCTACTTCCAGATCACCCGCCGGGACGGCGTCAAGCAGTGGACCCACACCCAGGGCACGATCCTGCGCGACGAGCACGGCTACGCGCACCGCGTCGTCGGCATCGTCAGGGACGCCACCGACGACCTCACCCAGGCCCCGCCCGCCGCCGCCCCCGCCCCCGCCGACGGTGAGGTGCCGCCGCGCCACAGCTTCTCCTCGATCGTCGGCCGTATCACCGAGGCGCTCTCGCACGCCGTCACCATCGACGACGTCACCGCCGTGCTGACCGGCGTCGGGGGCGTCGAGCGGTTCCGCGCGGACGGGCTGACCCTCTCGCTCGTGGAGGGCAGCAACATGAGGTTCGTCGCCACGGCCGGCGAACTCATGCGCGGGGTGCCCTCGTTCGAGCCGGTCCGGTTGATCGAGTCGCTGCCGCTCGCCGACACCGTACTGACCCAGCAGCCCCAGTTCTTCGCCGACAACGACGAACTGGAGGCCCGCTTCCCGCTGGTGCGCCCGTTCGTCGAGAAGATCGGGATGGACGCCTGCGCCTTCCTCCCGCTGATCGCCCAGTCCCACTCCATCGGCGGGCTCGCCCTCTTCTACCGCGGCCGCACCCGGTTCAGCCGCGAGGACCGCGAGCTGTGCGCGGCACTGGCCGGCATCCTCGCCCAGTCCCTGCAGCGCGCCATCCTCTTCGACCAGGAACGCGAGTTCGCCACCGGACTGCAGGCCACGATGCTGCCCCGGCATGTCCCGCGCTTCGACGGCGCCGAGATCGCGGTGCGCTACCACGCCGCCTCCAGCGGCCGCGAGGTCGGCGGCGACTGGTACGACGTCGTGGCGCTGCCGCAGAGCCGGGTCGGCCTGGTGGTCGGCGACGTCCAGGGGCACGACACCCACGCGGCCGCCGTGATGGGCCAGTTGCGGATCGCCCTGCGCGCCTACGCCGCCGAGGGACACCCGCCGTCCACCGTGCTGGCCCGGGCCTCCCGCTTCCTCGCCGAACTCGACACCGAGCGCTTCGCCACCTGCGGATACGCCCAACTCGACCTCACCACCGGCACGTTGTGGACCGCGAGGGCCGGCCATCTCGGCCCGCTGATCCGGCACACCGACGGGCGTACCGGCTGGCCGAACGTCCGCGGCGGCCTCCCGCTCGGCCTGGCCACCTCGTTCGACCTCCAGGAGTTCCCCGAGACCCGGCTCGACCTGGTCCCCGGCGAGACCCTGGTGTTCTGCACCGACGGCCTGGTCGAGGAGCGCGACGCGGACATCACCATCGGCATGGAGGCGCTCGCCGAGGCCGTCCACCACGGCCCGCAGCGCGCCGAGGAGTTGGCCGACCACCTCGCCGACAACCTCTGGCAGCGCTGGGGTTCCAACGACGACGTCGCGCTGCTCATCCTGCGCCGCTCCCCGGACCCCGGCACCACCCGCGCGCCCCGCATCCACCAGTACGTCCACCAGGCTGACCCCGAGGGGCTGGCCGACGCCCGGCTCGCGCTGCGCCAGGCCCTCACCGCCTGGGAGTTGGACGACCTGTCCGACGACATCGAGCTGGCCGCCGGCGAACTGCTCGTCAACGTCCTGCTGCACACGGAGGGCGGCGCCGTCCTCACCCTCGAAGTGCTGCCGGAACCGGTCCGCCGGGTCCGGCTGTCCGTGCAGGACCGCTCCAGCGTCTGGCCGCGCCGCCGTACCCCCGGCGAGGCCGCCACCTCCGGCCGCGGCCTGCTGATGATCGACGCGCTCGCCGACAACTGGGGCGTCGAACCGCGCGGCGACGGGAAGGCCGTGTGGTGCGAGTTCGGCCCCGAGGACGGCGAGGACGGGGAAGGGGACGAGAGGGCCGAGGAGGAGGGCGGCGGGGGCGGCGGCGGGGTCGCCGACACCGACCCCACCGCCTGA
- a CDS encoding NADP-dependent succinic semialdehyde dehydrogenase, with amino-acid sequence MPIATVDPATGRTLKTFEPMDAAAVEERIARAESAFREHRETDFATRAALMRAAADLLDSERDTIARTMTTEMGKTLAAARAEAAKCAKAMRWYADRAEGLLADEHPDPADVADSGAHRAVVRYRPLGVVLAVMPWNFPLWQVIRFAAPALMAGNTGLLKHASNVPQTALYLGDLFHRAGFPEGCFQTLLIGSGAVEDVVRDPRVAAATLTGSEGAGRAVAAAAGDAIKPTVLELGGSDPFVVMPSAAAELDAAASTAVTARVQNNGQSCIAAKRFIVHEDVYDAFAERFVTAMERLTVGDPTAESTDVGPVSTEQGRADLEELVQDALSRGAEALCGGRRPAALPDGWYYEPTVLAGVTDAMRIHREEAFGPVATLYRVPDLDAAVALANDTPFGLSSNVWTRDADEQRRFARDLEAGGVFFNGMTASHPALPFGGVKRSGYGRELSAQGIRAFCNVTTVWFGR; translated from the coding sequence ATGCCCATCGCCACCGTGGACCCCGCCACCGGCCGGACCCTCAAGACGTTCGAGCCGATGGACGCGGCCGCCGTCGAGGAGCGGATCGCCCGGGCGGAGAGCGCGTTCCGGGAGCACCGCGAGACCGACTTCGCCACCCGGGCCGCACTGATGCGCGCCGCGGCCGACCTGCTGGACAGCGAGCGCGACACCATCGCGCGGACCATGACCACGGAGATGGGCAAGACCCTCGCCGCCGCCCGCGCGGAGGCCGCCAAGTGCGCCAAGGCGATGCGCTGGTACGCCGATCGGGCCGAAGGGCTGCTGGCCGACGAGCACCCCGACCCGGCCGACGTGGCCGACAGCGGCGCGCACCGCGCGGTCGTCCGCTACCGCCCGCTCGGCGTCGTGCTGGCGGTCATGCCGTGGAACTTCCCGCTGTGGCAGGTGATCCGCTTCGCCGCGCCCGCGCTGATGGCGGGCAACACCGGCCTGCTCAAGCACGCCTCGAACGTCCCGCAGACCGCGCTCTACCTCGGCGACCTCTTCCACCGGGCGGGCTTCCCCGAGGGCTGCTTCCAGACGCTGCTGATCGGCTCCGGCGCCGTGGAGGATGTGGTGCGCGACCCGCGGGTGGCCGCCGCCACCCTCACCGGCAGCGAGGGCGCCGGCCGCGCGGTGGCCGCGGCGGCCGGCGACGCGATCAAGCCGACGGTGCTCGAACTCGGCGGCAGCGACCCGTTCGTGGTGATGCCGTCGGCCGCCGCCGAACTCGACGCCGCCGCGTCCACCGCCGTCACCGCCCGGGTGCAGAACAACGGCCAGTCCTGTATCGCCGCCAAGCGGTTCATCGTGCACGAGGACGTGTACGACGCGTTCGCCGAGCGCTTCGTGACGGCCATGGAGCGGCTGACCGTCGGCGATCCGACCGCCGAGTCCACCGACGTCGGGCCGGTCTCCACCGAGCAGGGCCGCGCCGACCTGGAGGAACTGGTCCAGGACGCGCTGTCCCGGGGCGCCGAGGCGCTGTGCGGCGGCCGCCGCCCCGCGGCACTGCCCGACGGCTGGTACTACGAGCCCACCGTGCTCGCCGGCGTCACCGACGCGATGCGCATCCACCGCGAGGAGGCGTTCGGCCCGGTCGCCACCCTCTACCGGGTGCCCGACCTCGACGCGGCCGTCGCGCTCGCCAACGACACGCCGTTCGGGCTCAGTTCCAACGTCTGGACCCGCGACGCGGACGAGCAGCGCCGCTTCGCCCGCGACCTCGAAGCCGGCGGTGTCTTCTTCAACGGGATGACCGCCTCCCACCCCGCCCTGCCCTTCGGCGGCGTGAAGCGCTCCGGATACGGCCGGGAGCTGTCCGCGCAGGGCATCCGGGCGTTCTGCAACGTCACCACGGTGTGGTTCGGGCGCTGA